From a region of the Etheostoma cragini isolate CJK2018 chromosome 22, CSU_Ecrag_1.0, whole genome shotgun sequence genome:
- the rbbp8 gene encoding DNA endonuclease RBBP8 isoform X1, with translation MSSPGPSSRTPNPADLFEDLWRQLRECHQNALQELEAKVSKLKKDRCLDAQRLEVFYSRTKQLKEQNQTLQDAISLLEERLQAGECDRCAILEESLKNNHDQNVCLIAKLKNERNSLADENRKLHAELQKLKMSRSESQQAFSLEQEEGIIPDSPILPSSLPVANKLKKQKNTDQMKRVRYAEIPLPQSNNSLFRVLDKEPVDATKNSDRAQVLVPNTCELDTAQISNDVKLNLEEAIAETCGLELIDKPRMKTETTAGQQSSSRSSWKFGVRLKPYRSSPSSTLLHSPDSTTERSPSLLPGVRRFAEDSSIKRAKRKKEESEPVQEEDRQGIQEGVDKQKEGKRMQHELINRTSTPLSNPSCNKELLDSKAWSGQNGTSNQRPNVSCVSPAFKMPNVKGEANKDGFGKKGNPRQDPNASHEQHKGTNAERRNTVEPMWSIDPALAVSLYDSEWRGDEKKDEEECLGELVDTDCTWVSHSLLQRGGENVRDRRETVSGLGEKTTDSLDMMFDTTANGEYRSYNHSHLGQSQPCGDEDDDDEEEEGNDQQDPHENTMSQMKRRKAQRPTFAHVTVVRKKDERRKLKGTTCKECDVYYAHLPEEEKQKKLSACSRHRFLYIPPCTPENFWEVGFPSTQTCIERGYIKEEKNPQARTRRRQPFNALFSPKQNQQES, from the exons ATGAGCAGCCCAGGACCGAGCAGCAGAACACCCAACCCAGCTGACCTTTTTGAAGATTTATGGAGGCAGCTCAGAGAGTGCCACCAGAATGCACTTCAAG aACTGGAAGCAAAAGTGAGCAAGTTGAAAAAGGATCGCTGTTT AGATGCTCAGAGACTTGAGGTGTTTTACAGTCGCACCAAGCAGCTAAAGGAGCAAAACCAAACCCTGCAGGATGCCATCAGTCTCTTGGAGGAAAG ACTCCAAGCAGGAGAGTGTGATCGATGTGCCATCTTAGAGGAGAGCCTAAAAAATAACCATGACCAGAATGTGTGCCTCATCGCCAAACTGA AGAATGAAAGAAACAGCCTTGCTGATGAAAATAGAAAACTGCACGCTGAACTGCAGAAATTAAAGATGTCTCG TTCAGAGTCCCAGCAGGCTTTTTCCCTGGAACAAGAAGAAGGCATCATCCCAGACTCACCGATTCTGCCAAGCTCGCTGCCTGTGGCAAACAAactgaagaaacaaaagaataccGACCAAATGAAGCGCGTTCGCTATGCAGAGATACCTCTACCACAGTCTAACAACTCACTCTTCAGAG tcctgGATAAGGAGCCTGTCGATGCTACAAAGAATTCAGACCGAGCCCAAGTGCTTGTACCCAACACCTGTGAATTGGACACAGCCCAAATCTCAA ATGATGTGAAACTAAATCTGGAAGAAGCGATAGCAGAAACCTGTGGCCTTGAACTTATTGACAAGCCTCGCATG AAAACAGAGACAACTGCAGGCCAGCAAAGCAGCTCCAGATCTTCCTGGAAGTTTGGTGTTCGTTTGAA ACCTTACCGCTCCTCCCCTTCATCCACGCTGCTGCACAGCCCAGACTCCACCACAGAAAGGTCCCCATCACTTCTCCCAGGTGTCAGAAGGTTTGCAGAGGACAGCTCCATTAAAAGAGCAAAACGGAAGAAGGAGGAAAGTGAGCCGGTGCAGGAGGAGGACAGACAAGGAATCCAGGAAGGGGTGGACAAACAGAAGGAAGGCAAACGCATGCAACATGAACTGATCAACCGAACGTCCACTCCTTTAAGTAATCCGAGCTGCAACAAGGAGCTGTTGGACAGCAAG gCTTGGTCAGGACAAAATGGGACTTCCAACCAAAGGCCGAATGTGTCCTGTGTAAGTCCTGCTTTTAAGATGCCAAATGTTAAAGGGGAAGCAAACAAGGACGGTTTTGGGAAGAAAGGAAACCCACGGCAGGATCCGAATGCCTCGCATGAACAACATAAAGGGACAAATG CTGAAAGGAGGAACACAGTGGAGCCCATGTGGAGCATCGACCCCGCACTCGCCGTGTCCCTGTATGACAGTGAGTGGAGAGGAGACGAG aaaaaggACGAAGAGGAATGTCTTGGAGAATTGGTCGATACCGACTGCACTTGGGTCAGTCACAGCTTACTCCAGCGTGGGGGGGAGAATGTCCGGGACAGAAGGGAGACTGTGTCTG GTCTAGGTGAGAAGACAACTGACAGTCTAGATATGATGTTTGACACAACAGCTAATGGGGAGTACAGGTCTTACAACCATTCACACTTGGGCCAGAGCCAGCCTTGTggtgatgaggatgatgatgatgaagaagaagagggcaATG ATCAACAAGACCCTCATGAAAACACCATGAGCCAAATGAAGAGGCGCAAAGCACA ACGTCCAACATTTGCACACGTGACTGTGGTTCGCAAGAAAGACGAGAGAAGAAAACTGAAGGGCACTACCTGCAAGGAATGTGACGTT TATTACGCCCATCTACCAGAggaggaaaagcagaaaaagctgTCTGCCTGCTCAAGGCATCGGTTTTTGTATATTCCTCCCTGTACTCCTGAAAACTTCTGGGAAGTAGGATTCCCATCAACTCAAACGTGCATTGAAAGAG GTTACATCAAGGAAGAGAAAAATCCCCAGGCACGTACTCGGAGAAGACAACCATTCAATGCTTTATTCTCCCCAAAGCAAAACCAGCAGGAGAGCTAA
- the rbbp8 gene encoding DNA endonuclease RBBP8 isoform X2: protein MSSPGPSSRTPNPADLFEDLWRQLRECHQNALQELEAKVSKLKKDRCLDAQRLEVFYSRTKQLKEQNQTLQDAISLLEERLQAGECDRCAILEESLKNNHDQNVCLIAKLKNERNSLADENRKLHAELQKLKMSRSESQQAFSLEQEEGIIPDSPILPSSLPVANKLKKQKNTDQMKRVRYAEIPLPQSNNSLFRVLDKEPVDATKNSDRAQVLVPNTCELDTAQISNVKLNLEEAIAETCGLELIDKPRMKTETTAGQQSSSRSSWKFGVRLKPYRSSPSSTLLHSPDSTTERSPSLLPGVRRFAEDSSIKRAKRKKEESEPVQEEDRQGIQEGVDKQKEGKRMQHELINRTSTPLSNPSCNKELLDSKAWSGQNGTSNQRPNVSCVSPAFKMPNVKGEANKDGFGKKGNPRQDPNASHEQHKGTNAERRNTVEPMWSIDPALAVSLYDSEWRGDEKKDEEECLGELVDTDCTWVSHSLLQRGGENVRDRRETVSGLGEKTTDSLDMMFDTTANGEYRSYNHSHLGQSQPCGDEDDDDEEEEGNDQQDPHENTMSQMKRRKAQRPTFAHVTVVRKKDERRKLKGTTCKECDVYYAHLPEEEKQKKLSACSRHRFLYIPPCTPENFWEVGFPSTQTCIERGYIKEEKNPQARTRRRQPFNALFSPKQNQQES from the exons ATGAGCAGCCCAGGACCGAGCAGCAGAACACCCAACCCAGCTGACCTTTTTGAAGATTTATGGAGGCAGCTCAGAGAGTGCCACCAGAATGCACTTCAAG aACTGGAAGCAAAAGTGAGCAAGTTGAAAAAGGATCGCTGTTT AGATGCTCAGAGACTTGAGGTGTTTTACAGTCGCACCAAGCAGCTAAAGGAGCAAAACCAAACCCTGCAGGATGCCATCAGTCTCTTGGAGGAAAG ACTCCAAGCAGGAGAGTGTGATCGATGTGCCATCTTAGAGGAGAGCCTAAAAAATAACCATGACCAGAATGTGTGCCTCATCGCCAAACTGA AGAATGAAAGAAACAGCCTTGCTGATGAAAATAGAAAACTGCACGCTGAACTGCAGAAATTAAAGATGTCTCG TTCAGAGTCCCAGCAGGCTTTTTCCCTGGAACAAGAAGAAGGCATCATCCCAGACTCACCGATTCTGCCAAGCTCGCTGCCTGTGGCAAACAAactgaagaaacaaaagaataccGACCAAATGAAGCGCGTTCGCTATGCAGAGATACCTCTACCACAGTCTAACAACTCACTCTTCAGAG tcctgGATAAGGAGCCTGTCGATGCTACAAAGAATTCAGACCGAGCCCAAGTGCTTGTACCCAACACCTGTGAATTGGACACAGCCCAAATCTCAA ATGTGAAACTAAATCTGGAAGAAGCGATAGCAGAAACCTGTGGCCTTGAACTTATTGACAAGCCTCGCATG AAAACAGAGACAACTGCAGGCCAGCAAAGCAGCTCCAGATCTTCCTGGAAGTTTGGTGTTCGTTTGAA ACCTTACCGCTCCTCCCCTTCATCCACGCTGCTGCACAGCCCAGACTCCACCACAGAAAGGTCCCCATCACTTCTCCCAGGTGTCAGAAGGTTTGCAGAGGACAGCTCCATTAAAAGAGCAAAACGGAAGAAGGAGGAAAGTGAGCCGGTGCAGGAGGAGGACAGACAAGGAATCCAGGAAGGGGTGGACAAACAGAAGGAAGGCAAACGCATGCAACATGAACTGATCAACCGAACGTCCACTCCTTTAAGTAATCCGAGCTGCAACAAGGAGCTGTTGGACAGCAAG gCTTGGTCAGGACAAAATGGGACTTCCAACCAAAGGCCGAATGTGTCCTGTGTAAGTCCTGCTTTTAAGATGCCAAATGTTAAAGGGGAAGCAAACAAGGACGGTTTTGGGAAGAAAGGAAACCCACGGCAGGATCCGAATGCCTCGCATGAACAACATAAAGGGACAAATG CTGAAAGGAGGAACACAGTGGAGCCCATGTGGAGCATCGACCCCGCACTCGCCGTGTCCCTGTATGACAGTGAGTGGAGAGGAGACGAG aaaaaggACGAAGAGGAATGTCTTGGAGAATTGGTCGATACCGACTGCACTTGGGTCAGTCACAGCTTACTCCAGCGTGGGGGGGAGAATGTCCGGGACAGAAGGGAGACTGTGTCTG GTCTAGGTGAGAAGACAACTGACAGTCTAGATATGATGTTTGACACAACAGCTAATGGGGAGTACAGGTCTTACAACCATTCACACTTGGGCCAGAGCCAGCCTTGTggtgatgaggatgatgatgatgaagaagaagagggcaATG ATCAACAAGACCCTCATGAAAACACCATGAGCCAAATGAAGAGGCGCAAAGCACA ACGTCCAACATTTGCACACGTGACTGTGGTTCGCAAGAAAGACGAGAGAAGAAAACTGAAGGGCACTACCTGCAAGGAATGTGACGTT TATTACGCCCATCTACCAGAggaggaaaagcagaaaaagctgTCTGCCTGCTCAAGGCATCGGTTTTTGTATATTCCTCCCTGTACTCCTGAAAACTTCTGGGAAGTAGGATTCCCATCAACTCAAACGTGCATTGAAAGAG GTTACATCAAGGAAGAGAAAAATCCCCAGGCACGTACTCGGAGAAGACAACCATTCAATGCTTTATTCTCCCCAAAGCAAAACCAGCAGGAGAGCTAA